The Streptomyces sp. NBC_00775 genome includes the window AGGGCGTGGAGTTCCCCGAGTCGGCCAAGGCCATCAACGACTACCCGATCACCCTCCTCAAGGACGCGCCCAACGCGGCCGCGGCCAAGGCGTTCATCGAGCTCGTGACGTCCGCCGAGGGCCAGCAGGTGCTGACGGCGGCAGGGTTCCTCAAGCCGTGACCACGCAGCTGGGCAAGCCGGACGCCGCGGCCGACACCCTCACGGGTGGGCCGCGGCGTCGGCGCGTCGGGACGGGCACGCGCCGTGGGGCTCCGCTTCCCCTGCTGCTGCCCGCACTCGCCGGCCTGGCCTTCCTGCTCCTCCCCCTGATCGCCCTGCTCGTCCGGGCTCCCTGGCGCAGCCTGCCGGAGCAGCTGACCAGTCCGGAGGTCTGGCAGGCCCTCCAGCTGTCCCTGCTCACCGCGACGGCGGCCACCGCGGTGAGCCTGGTCCTCGGCGTGCCGCTCGCCTGGCTCCTCGCCCGGACCGACTTCCCGGGGCGCGGCTTCGTACGGGCCCTGGTCACCCTGCCGCTCGTCCTGCCCCCGGTGGTGGGCGGTGTCGCGCTGCTCCTCGCCCTCGGCCGCAACGGCGTCGTCGGGCAGTGGCTGGACTCGTGGTTCGGGATCACCCTGCCGTTCACCACGGCCGGGGTGGTCGTGGCCGAGGCGTTCGTCGCGATGCCGTTCCTCGTCATCAGCGTGGAGGGCACCCTGCGGTCCGCCGACCCGCGCTACGAGGAGGCCGCCGCGACCCTCGGCGCCTCCCGCTTCACCGCGTTCCGCCGGGTCACCCTGCCGCTGATCGCGCCCGGCATCGCGGCCGGTTCCGTACTGGCGTGGGCCCGCGCACTCGGCGAGTTCGGCGCGACGATCACCTTCGCGGGCAACTTCCCCGGCCGTACGCAGACGATGCCGCTGGCGGTCTACCTGGCCCTGCAGAGCGACCCGGCGGCCGCGATCGCGCTGAGCCTGGTGCTGCTGATGGTGTCGATCGCCGTCCTCGCGGGGTTGCGCGACCGGTGGATGACGGCGGCGTCATGACGGACCTCATCCCCACCCCCGACACCGAGTCCGCCTCCGGCAAGGGCCTGGACGCCCGCCTGGTCGTCCACCGCGGCTCCTTCCACCTCGACG containing:
- a CDS encoding ABC transporter permease is translated as MTTQLGKPDAAADTLTGGPRRRRVGTGTRRGAPLPLLLPALAGLAFLLLPLIALLVRAPWRSLPEQLTSPEVWQALQLSLLTATAATAVSLVLGVPLAWLLARTDFPGRGFVRALVTLPLVLPPVVGGVALLLALGRNGVVGQWLDSWFGITLPFTTAGVVVAEAFVAMPFLVISVEGTLRSADPRYEEAAATLGASRFTAFRRVTLPLIAPGIAAGSVLAWARALGEFGATITFAGNFPGRTQTMPLAVYLALQSDPAAAIALSLVLLMVSIAVLAGLRDRWMTAAS